The following DNA comes from Eubalaena glacialis isolate mEubGla1 chromosome 1, mEubGla1.1.hap2.+ XY, whole genome shotgun sequence.
CAATTATACTATTAAACATtaaccccagagaaatgaaaatttaggtTCACAGAGAAATTcgaatgaatgttcatagcagcttcatTCCTAGCAGCTAAAAACTGGGAACCACCCACCTGTTCTTCAAAGGTGAACAGCtaaacaaagtgtggtacatccataccatggaacgCTGCTCGGCTAGAAAAACCAATGGACTGTTGATACAGGCAACAGCCTGGACCCCTGGAGAGAATTATGTTGAGTAAAGAAAGTCCATCTCAGAAGATTACATACAGTATAATTCTGCTTATATAACCTccccaaaataacaaaattatatagagatggagaacagattagtggtcaCCAGAGCCtaggaaatggggggggggggcgggtgacGGAAATATTCCGTATCTTGATGGTGGTGGTCCACGAAGCTACACAGCTGACAAAATAGCATAGAGCTACAAGCGTATCTGCatatgcacgcacgcacacacacacacacacacagacacacacgtgcacgcacacaggTGAATGCATGTATAACTGGTAGAATCTAAGTTCCGTGGATTGCATCAAAGTCAGTGTCCCAATGTGGAGGCTACCGTCATGTAGGACAGTGTCATCAGGGAAGACAGGGTGAAGGGTGCACAGAACCTCCCTCCATCTTTTTTTGAAACTTCCTGTAAATCTGTAATTGTTTcaagaagaaagtttaaaaaattgtgttctATGTACCAGCAACAAGGAAAgagagataaaaattttaaatttaaaaatttaaaagaaaggatgCCATTtgtgttagaattttttttaaaaaaacgcaaAAACTCAAATCCccagaaacacatgaaagagcCCTACACTGAAGCCCACAAAAGTGTATCGAGAAATTGAAGGACTTGTAAATGAAGAGAGGATTTGCCTTATTCTTGGATTAAAAGTCTCAAAATTGTAAAGAGGACAGTTacctccaaattgatctatagatttaatacaATCCCAATAAAAAGCCCCCCAGGTTTTCTTTTGttgaaattgacaagctgattctaaaatgtatctcCCCCAACCCCGGTTTGGGAAGGACTAAGAATAACCAAGGCGatcttgaagaaaaagaacaaggacAGAGGGTTTACTACCAGGTATCAAGATATATGAAAAAGCTGTAGTAATTACAACAGCATGGTATTAGTGCAGGATAGACAGACCAATGGGACAGAATGAGGAGTCCAAAAAGAGATGAGGGtagacaggtagatagatagatagatagatagatggatatttGGTTTATGAAAAGGGTGACATTGCATAGGGGAAGGcatggtcttttcaataaatagtgggTTCTTGTCAATTTCATATCCCTATAGAAAAGAATTAATGTTGACCCATATCTCATAccataaataaaaatcagtttcAGATGGACTGAATCTAAACatgaaaggtaaaacaataaagcttctgGAATTAAACAGGAGAATATCTGCATGATCTTGGAATaagcaaacaaatggaaaataaagaacTAACTCTAAAGGGGGAAAATGAACAAATTGGACATCAAAATAAAGAACTTCTCTTCATCAAAAGACACCGTTAAGAGAATGAAAGGCAAGCCCAGACACTAGGGCATTTGTGCAGTAAATATAACCAACAGAGGGCATGGACCCAGAATATGTAAGAACTCCTgcgtgttaaaaagaaaaagtgactcaatataaaaataggcaaaagacttgaTTGCAAGGGCCCTTCAGAAAGGGCACGTCCAGAAGGACATTAAACCACTAAACTTACAAAAGTGCCCAGCAGCCTTGGTCATTGGAAATGCGAGTTAAGGTTGCAGTGAGAACTTCTTCTGCAACCCCAGAAGAATGGCAAATAGAGAATGCTTagaataccaagtgttggtaaggatatggAGCTACTGGAATTCTCATGCACCCACCTGGGAAAACAGTCTTGTTGTTTCTATGAAGCCTGATCATACATGAATCTTTTGTTGCAGGAATTGTAGGCATAGCCTTTATGTACGTAGGTCTGGCCTAGCACACAGCTCACAAAACTGTATGTACATTCACGAAAAGACACAAACCAGttatttatagcagcactatccaTAATAGGCAGTATCCATAATTCTATCCCCAACAGTAAAATGCATAAATGTATTGTGATGTATTTGTACTGTGGGATATTACACATTATATGCATGTATTattgctacatgcagaaacatTGAGGATTCACTCAAGCATCATAATGAATGCAAGAAGTCAAATGTAAAATCATCCTTCATGGTTTTATTCATAAAAACCTCAAAAACATCAAAAGTAGTATCTGGTGTTATAAGTCCGGATAGTGGAAATCTTGGGGCCGGGGGCGTGAGGGTAGCTTCTGactcttgatctgggtgctggtgaCATAAGTGTGGTTCTTTTGTGAAAACAAATCCAGATGAAGACTTATTATTtattcacagttctgtaggtttgctaaatttcatttaaaaatttactttaaaaaatgtaaagtgggaattccctggtggtccagtggttaggactctgcactttcactgctgagggcgtgggttcgattcctggtgggggaactaaaatcctgcaagctgcgtggcacagccaaaactaaattaattaattaattaattaattaattaattaatttaattacataaatTGTCACTATTAAAGAAAGTAAAGTGTCCTGTAAGAGGTTGTTTTTATTATCACCACAGGTTAGATTGTAGGACATTTAATTGTGCTACTGTGAAAGTTGACCTAAGTCCAGAGCCTTTTTCAGAGCATCCTTGAATTCTTTGTTCCTCAGACAGTAGATAAAGGGGTTGATGATTGGGGTGAGGACAGTGTAAACAGCAGAGATGAGATTTTTGGAGCTCCGGGAATCAATGGCTTGGGGCCAGACGTACATGAAGATCAAGGCCGTGTAGAAGATGGTGACCACAGTGAGGTAGGAGGCACAGGTGGAGAAGGCTCGCCGACAGCCCGTGGCCGAGGGGATGCGCAGGGCGGCCAGGGGGATGTGTCCATAGGAAAGCATAGTGGCCACGAGCGGGAACACCAGGATGATGAAGGCCAGGACGAAGTCGACCAGCTCGGCGGTCGAGAAGTCCGTGCAGGCCAGTTTGAGGATGGGGGAGATGTCACAGAAGACGTGCTTCAGGACATTGGAGCCACAGAACGTGGCGCTGGAGATAGAGTAGACCTTGATCGTGGAGATGGTGAAGCCACTCACGAAGGAGAAGGCCACCAGCTGGACGCACAGCCCCATGGTCATGATGGCTTGGCAGCAGCCGCAGGCCATGGAGGCCAGGAGCACACACTCGGCACACCAGGAAGCTGAAGAAGTAGAGCTGAGTCATGCAGCCGATGAAGGAGACGCGTCCCCGCTGCGTGAGGAAGCCGTCCAGCGTCTTAGGGATGATGTCAGACACGTACCAGATCTCCAGGGACGACATGAT
Coding sequences within:
- the LOC133092207 gene encoding LOW QUALITY PROTEIN: olfactory receptor 6B2-like (The sequence of the model RefSeq protein was modified relative to this genomic sequence to represent the inferred CDS: inserted 2 bases in 1 codon); the encoded protein is MGRRPTAVLPGAAFELADAQSQAGASGRARPRWGPPAQGSVGREERRLACAGLGEARDTCGSPVQGTPDLGESYPRCLPSGRASSLPAPHPPLRLQHLLSLLFLLTSVFVLVEHLAIILTFWGSSSLHRPMYYFLGIMSSLEIWYVSDIIPKTLDGFLTQRGRVSFIGCMTQLYFFSFLXCAECVLLASMACGCCQAIMTMGLCVQLVAFSFVSGFTISTIKVYSISSATFCGSNVLKHVFCDISPILKLACTDFSTAELVDFVLAFIILVFPLVATMLSYGHIPLAALRIPSATGCRRAFSTCASYLTVVTIFYTALIFMYVWPQAIDSRSSKNLISAVYTVLTPIINPFIYCLRNKEFKDALKKALDLGQLSQ